In Polaribacter pacificus, the genomic window GACAGCATTGGTAAAAGCAGTTAAAAATATAGAAACTGCATTACAACATCCAATTGATAAAAATGACAATTCTAAATTCACTGATTTAAAACAAATCTTTGAAAAATCGTTAGCAATTAATAAAGATTTAAAAAAAGGAGATATAATTACTTTTTCTGATTTAGAAACAAAAAAGCCAAAAGGTTATGGTATTTTAGCTAGTGAATATGAAAAGATTCTAGGAAAAAAACTCAATAAGGATTTAACTCAATGGAGTTTTTTAAATGATAAAGATTTAATTAAATAAAATAATAACTCTTTTTATGACAGTAAAACAACTTTCCAAGATATATTATAAACACTTCTCAAAGCTGAATGGTAATGAACATATTGCTAGTGTTTATGGTATTGAGGTAATTTTAAATTTAATAGCCAAATACAAACCAAAAAATATTTTAGAATTAGGTTTAGGGATTGGTTCAATTTCTTATTCAATTATTGATTTTTTGTCAACAAGTAACAAAGATTATAATTATTACGGTACGGAAAATAATGAATTTTGTTTACAAGTATTACCAACTAATTTAAAAGAAAAATACGATAAAATAAATTTATTCAACGAGTTTAAAAATATTCCAACAAATTTGAAATTTGATTTTATAATTATTGATGGGTCCGATAAGTCTTTAGCACAAATAAAAAAGAGTGTTTCTAATAGAGCTATTATTTTTATTGAAGGGTATAGAATTGATCAAGTAAATTTCATAAAATCTATTTTCCCAAAAAGTATTTATACAAGTGTTATTTCTGACTTTAAAAATCCCAAACATGGCCCATTTGATAGTGATAAATGGTCTGGTGGCGGGCAACTGATTTTTGTTAATCCTTCATTTCAGCAAAAAATGCATAGATTTTATTTAAGGCTATTAACTTCTTTTAAGTATAAAATAACTAGAAAACTAAGATGAAAAAAATATGCGTAGTAGTTACTGCAAGACCTTCTTATAGTAGAATAAAGACTGCATTAACAGCAATACAAAAACATCCCAAATTAGAATTACAATTGGTCATTGCAGGTTCTGCATTGCTTGGTCGTTACGGTAATGCTATTGATTTTATAGAAAAAGATGGTTTTGAGATAGCTGAGAAAGTTTTTATGGTCTTAGAAGGTGAAAACCCTACTTCAATGGCAAAAACAACAGGTTTAGGGGTTATGGAGTTAGCAAATGTTTTTTACAAGCTTCAGCCAGATGCAGTAGTTACAATTGCAGATCGATTTGAAACCATTGCGACAAGTATTGCCGCTTCTTATCAAAACATCCCTTTGATTCATATTCAAGGTGGAGAAGTTACAGGAAATATTGATGAAAAGGTGCGGCATGCCAATACAAAATTAGCAGATTTGCATTTGGTTGCCTCAGAAGATGCGAAAGAACGTGTTTTAAAAATGGGAGAAAACCCAGAAATGGTTTTTAATACCGGTTGTCCATCCATTGATTTGGCAAAAGAAATAAAAGAAAACCCAAAATTAGACTTCAATCCAATTGAAAAATACGGTGGAGTTGGTGAAGTTATAGATTGGAAAAATGGATATTTAGTGGTCATGCAGCATCCAGTTACAACAGAATATACATCAGCAAGACAAGATGTTTTAAAAACTTTAGAAGCCATACATGAATTAAATATTCCAACATTTTGGTTTTGGCCTAATGTAGATGCAGGTTCTGATGGAACCTCAAACGGGATCCGATATTTTAGAGAAACAGTAAAACCAAAAAATATCCATTTCTTTAAAAATATGGAACCCAATGATTTTTTAAGATTGTTGGTAAACAGCAAATGCTTAGTCGGTAATTCTAGTGTTGGTATAAGAGAATGTTCATATTTAGGGGTTCCTGTTGTCAATATTGGAACCAGACAAAACAGACGACAAAGAGGTTCTAATGTTTTAGATACGATTTATGACAAAAATGAAATTATAAAAGCAATAGAAAATAGAATTTCATCTAAGAGTATTGTTTCGTCAACCATTTATGGCGATGGAAATTCTGGAGAAATGATTGCTGATGTGTTGGCCGAAACAAATTTGACTTTTCATAAAACAATTATGTATTAATGAAAATTTTAGCAATCATACCCGCAAGAGGAGGTTCTAAAGGGGTTCCAAGAAAGAATATTAAATTATTAAATGGCAAGCCTTTATTAGAATACACAGCTAAGGTTGCGTTAAAATCTAGCTTGTTATCTAAAGTGATTGTAAGTACAGATGATGATGAAATTATTTCTGTAGCAAAAAAGTTAGAATTAGAAGTCCCTTTTAAAAGACCTATAGATTTAGCTGCAGATACTTCATCTTCTTTATCTGTTATTCTTCATGCTTTAGCGTATTTTGAATCTAAAAGTATCTATTTTGATGCGGTCTGTTTACTACAAGTAACGAGTCCTTTTAGAACCGTCGAATTCTTGGATGCAGCAATCCAAAAATTTATAAATAGCGATGCAGATTCATTAGTGTCTGTACAAGAGGTACCACATGAATACAATCCACATTGGACTTTTGAATTAGATAAAAATCAACATTTAAAAATTGCGACTGGGGAATCTACAATTATAAGTCGAAGGCAAGACTTGCCAATTGCATACCATAGAGATGGAAGTATTTATATTACGAAAACAAACATATTAAAAGAACAAAATTCTTTATTTGGAAATAAAATAGCACACTTGGTTTCACCAAAAGAGTTTTATGTCAATATCGATACGATGGATGATTGGAGTAAAGCAGAAGTAATGGTAAAGCGTTTAAAATTGTAAAATAATATGTGTGGTATTTCTGGGATAATAGGCAGTGGTTTTAATCGTGATTTACTATCGAAAATGATAGAAATCCAACAGCATAGAGGACCAGATAGTTCTGGTGAATATGTTAGGGATGGAGCCTGCTTGGGCCATAATAGATTGTCAATAATAGACCTGTCAGAAGCAGCCAATCAGCCTTTTTTTGATACTACAGAGCGATACATAATCGTTTTTAATGGTGAAATTTATAACTATTTAGAATTAAAATCAGAATTAGAGTACAATTTTAAAACGAATTCAGATACAGAAGTTCTTTTAGCGGCCTATATTAAATGGGGAAAAGATTGTTTACATAAATTAAATGGAATGTTTTCGTTTGCAATTTGGGATTCAACCGAGAAAAAACTTTTTGCTGCTCGAGATAGATTTGGTGTAAAACCTCTTTATTATCACCACTCAGAAGAAACTTTCTACTTTGCTTCAGAAATCAAAACATTACATGCTGCTGGTGTTCAAAAAGCACCAAATGAAAAAGTTTGGGCAAGTTATTTTGTTTATGGAAGTTATGGAATGCCCAACGAAACTTTTTGGAAAGATATACATCAATTACCAGGAGGTCACTGGTTAGAATTTGAGAACAATCAAATTAAAATTGAAAAGTGGTACGTATTTGAAGAAGAAATAAAAAAGTATCAAAAAAAGAAAAGTTATGATGCCGTAAAATCTGAATACACAGCTCTGTTAAAAGATAGCATAGAACTAAGGTTTCGATCAGATGTTCCTGTCGGGTTTAATGTGAGTGGGGGCTTGGATAGCTCGGCTCTTTTAGCTTTTGTAAATCTACTTGGCAAGGAAAAAAGCAACATTAATGCCTATACATTTTTTACAAATGATAAACGTTATGATGAGCTTCCTTGGGTAGAAGAAATGATTTCACTCACAAAAAATCCACTAAAAAGGGTTTTATTACAAGCAAAAGAAGTTAAGGAATTAGCAAAAAAAATAAACAGTTATCAAGATGAACCTTATGGAGGCTTACCAACCTTAGCCTATTCAAAAATATTCCAAAAAGCAAGAGAGGATGGTGTTTTGGTTTTGTTAGACGGTCAAGGAATGGATGAGCAATGGGCAGGCTATGATTATTATGTAAAAAAAACAGGAAGTTTAATTCAAGGCGTCAACAGATCTCCATTTCGTAAAAATGTCCTTTCAGATTATCTAATAAACCTAGCTGAAAAACCAGCGTATCCTAAACCATTTGAGGATGATTTGTTAAATTTACAATTTAGAGATTTATTTTACACAAAAATCCCTAGAGCTTTAAGGTTTAATGATCGAATATCGATGACTTATGGTACTGAATTAAGGGAGCCTTTCTTAGATTATAGATTGGTAGAGTTGGCTTTTTCTCAACCAATTGAGTATAAAATTAAGGCTGGAGTTCAAAAAAGCATGTTACGAGAAATCGTATCAGAGTATTTAAGTGACTCAATCAGTTACGCACCAAAAAGACCCCTACAAACACCCCAAAGAGAATGGTTATGTAAAGAATTAAAAGACTTTGTATGGCAAGAAATAAATGATATTGAACATTCAAAATTTGCAAACTGGTTTGATATTAAATCATTGAAGCAAGAATACAATAGCTTTTTAGAAGGAGATAATGATTCAAGCTTTCATATCTGGCAATGGATAAATTTTAATATGTTGAATAAATAAGATGAAGATATTGTTTTTAGTACCTGATGGTGTAGGAATACGAAACTATTTGTATTCAGATTTAATTCCTGAATTAAGAAGTTGTAATGCAGAAATTTGTTTGTATCACAAAGTGTCTAAATCTGCGATAAAAGAAATCGAAATTGTTCATAAAATTAAAATTGAAAACAAAGAAATTTCTGATTTAAATGAAACTTTCTATTTAAAGTTTCTTAGAGAATCGACAGCTTATGCGCGATTGATTTACTTTAAAGATTTTTTAAAAAATAAAACAATACTTAATTTTTGGGGTAAAAATCCTACATCTTTTAAGCTAAAAGCATTCTATTTTTCATGCAAAACATTGGGAACTTATTTATCTAAAAATTACAATTTACTTAGGAGGTATGAATTAAAATATGAAGAAAAAATAAAAACAACAAAGGCATATCAAAAAGCAAAAGAAGATTTAAAGATATTACAGCCAGATTTTATTATCAACCTTCACCAAAGAGCGCCAATAACTACACCAGTAATACTAGCAGCACAAGAATTAAGAATTAAAAACAGTACCGTGATTTTTTCTTGGGACAATATTCCTAAAGGAAGATTAATCTGTAGACCAGATATGTATTTTGTTTGGTCAGAGTTAATGAAAAAACAACTATGTCTTTTATACAAAGAAATTTCTCCTGAGAGTGTATATATTGTTGGTTCACCTCAATTCGAATTTTATAAAAAGAAAGAGTTTCAACAAAGTAAAGAAGCCTTTTTTCGTCAGTATAAGTTAGATACCTCCAAAAAAACGATTTGTTTTTCTGGTGATGATAAATTAACAACACCCTATGATCAATTTTTTTTAGAAGATTTATGTTCTTCTATACAAGAGTTTCCAAAAAATGAACGTCCCCAGATTATTTTTAGAAGATGTCCTGTTGATTTTAGCGATCGGTATGATTTCGTTTTAGAAAAGTATAAAAATGATATTGTTATTGTTAATCCAGATTGGCGAGTAGAAACCCCTTCTCAAGAAACAAATTTTACAATGATATATCCTGCCTATACTGATATTTCTCTTTTAGTGAATACTTGTTTGCATTCTGATGTTGTTGTAAATCTAGGAAGCACTATGGCTCATGATTTTGCCGTTTTTGACAAACCATGTTTGTATGTAAATTATAATCCAAAGCGTGATGAAAATTGGTCAGTTGAGATGCTTTATCAATTTGAACATTTTAAAAGTATGGAAAACCTTGATGCCGTTGGTTGGGTTAATACACCTTCAGAACTTTACCCATTATTAAAAATAGCTTTAAGCACGCCTGATTTGATTGCTAAAGAAAGAAAGCAATGGTTAAAAAAAATAATACAACATCCTCTTGAGAAAAATTCAATAAATTTAGCAACCCAAATTTTAGAAAAATGCACATCTGCTTCTTAACACATGAATTTCCTACAAAAAATTTGAACGGTGGAGGAATCGGTTCTTTCGTTAAGTTTTTAGGAGAAAAACTAGTTGAGAATGACATCGTGGTTTCTGTAATTGGTTTTTACAATGTGCCCTCAGAACAATTAGAGAGCGTTGATGGAATTAGTGTTTATAGGTTGCCAAGGTCTCGATGGAAGTTTGCGAGGTTTTATGATAACACAAAACGTCTTTTAAAAAAGATAGACGAAATAAATGAGATTAATACAATAGATATTGTTGAAGGTAGTGAATTAAATTTTGCTTTTTTTTCTAAAAAAACACCCTATAAAAAAATAATTAGATTACATGGCGGACATCATTTTTTTGCAAAAGAATTAGGAAAAAAACCAGCTCTTTGGAGAGGGTATCAGGAAAAAGCATCCTTTTCCAGGGCGGATGGTTTTATTGCGGTTAGTAATTATGTAGGAACTCAAACAAAAAAATATTTAAATTTAAATTTTAAATTCACAACCATCTATAATTCAGTAGATTTTACAAAGTTTAAACGGAATACTTCTACTAAACTTAAAAAGAATACTTTATTGTTTGTTGGCACTATTTGTGAAAAAAAGGGAGTTCGACAGTTGGTGCAAGCAATTCCAATGATAAAAAAACAATTTCCAGATGTTGTTTTAAATATCATAGGTAGAGATTGGAAGTTTCTAGACGGAAGTTCATACATAGAATATTTAAAAAGTTTTGTTTTACAAGAAGATAAAGAATCTATACATATAATTGGACCAAAACCTCATTCAGAAATACCTTTATATATAGCAGAGGCTGATGTTTGTGTATATCCATCTCATATGGAAGCAATGCCAATCGCATGGATTGAGGCGTTGGTAATGGGGAAAAAAGTTGTTGCCAGTCGAATAGGTCCAGCATTAGAGCTTATTAAAGACAAAGAAACAGCTTTGTTAGTAGATCCGTATTCTTCAGAGGATATTGCCAATAAAATTATTGAGGTGTTAAGCAATGCTAAAGAAGCCCAAATAAGAGCAGACAATTCAAGTAAAGATATGTTGCTAAGGTTTAACCCAGAAGAGATCGTATTTCAAAATATTAATTTTTATAAATCTATGTTATAAACATATATGAAATTTGGAATTATAACACATGTAGAGCATAAAATAAAAGGCAAAGATCTATTTGCTTATGAACCTTATGTAAGAGAAATGAATTTATGGGCAAAATATGTCGATGAAATTATAATTCTAGCACCAAAATCAAAAGAAAAAAAAATAACAAATATTGAAACACCATATAGGCATTCAAAAATAAAATTTATTGAGATTCCGAGTTTTAACTTAACAACTTTTAACAATAGTCTTATATCACTTAAAGTAATTCCAAAAATTTGTATTCAAATTTATAAAGTGATGAAATCAGCAGATCACATTCATTTGCGTTGCCCAGGAAATATAGGTTTATTAGGTTGTTTTGTTCAAATATTTTTTCCGTCAAAACCAAAAACAGTAAAATATGCTGGTAATTGGGATCCAAAAAGCAAACAACCGCTAAGTTATAGACTTCAAAAGTGGATTTTATCAAATACTTTTTTAACTAAAAATTGTAAGGTTTTGATCTATGGAGAATGGAAAAATCAGTCTAAAAATAGTATTCCTTTTTTTACAGCATCTTACTCAGATAATGAAATTATAGCTATTGAAGCTAAAAATTTTAAGAGTAAGATTAGATTGTTATTTGTTGGTAATTTTAGTATTGGTAAACAGCCATTATTAACTGTTAAGGTTGCAGAAATACTAATAAATAAAGGGTATGACATTCAGTTAGATATGTTTGGTGATGGAGCAAGATTTAATATTGTTAAAGAGTATATTTTAAAAAATAAATTGAGTGAAAATGTTCTATTACATGGCAATCAGCCAAAAGAAGTTGTAAAAAAGGCTTTTCAAGAAAGTCATTTTTTAGTTTTCATTTCTAAATCAGAAGGTTGGCCAAAAGTGGTTGCAGAAGCCATGTTTTGGGGTTGCTTGCCAATTGCATCAAAAGTTTCTTGTGTTCCATTTATGTTAGGAGAAGGAGAAAGAGGAAGTATTGTAAATGAAGATTTAGAAGAAATTGTTTTTGAATTAGAGACATACATAAATCAAAAAAATAGGTATCTTGAAAAAGTAGTGAGTGCAAAAAAATGGTCTCAGAAATTTACCTTAGAAAAATTTGAAAAAGAAATTAAAAACTTTTTGTAATTGAATAAAATTGCTGTCATACAAATTATTGATTCACTCAGTGCGGGAGGGGCTGAAGTCTTGGCTGTCAATATAGCAAATGAGTTGGCTAAAAATGATGATGTGCATTCTTATTTATGCACAACTAGGGAAGAGGGCATTTTAAAAAAACAGCTGTCAGACAAAGTCTCCTACTTATTTTTAAAGCGTAAAAAGACGATAGATTTATCCTCAATTTATACATTACGACGATTTATAAAGAAGAATAATATTCAAATTATACACGCACATTCTTCTTCACTTTTAATAGCTGTTTTTGTTAAGCTTAGCTTTCCGAAAATTAAAATAGTATGGCATGATCATTATGGCAAAAATCTAAGTAAGCGTCCTTTATTTCCTGTAAAGCAAGCTTCTTTTTTTATAAATCATATTTTTGCTGTTAATTATCAGCTTTTGAGTTGGGATTCTAAAAACCTCTTTTGTAAAAAAATAACTGTTCTGAATAATTTTCCATCATTTAATAATGAAAACCTACAAACAAACTTGTTTGGTAATCATGGAAAAAGAATTGTTTGTATGGCTGCTTTTAGACCTCAAAAAGATCATATAAATTTATTAGAGGCTTTTCGTATTTTTAACGAAGATTACCCCGATTGGTCACTTCACTTGATAGGTAATGATCATGAAGATGCATACTCTTTGATGTTAAAGAACTACATCAAAATTAATAACCTTGTAAATAAAGTGTATATATATGGAGTTAAATCAGATATTAAGCATATTTTGTCACAAGCAAGTTTAGGTGTTTTATCATCAAAATCAGAAGGCCTTCCTATTGCTCTTTTAGAGTATGGATTGGCCCATTTACCAGTTCTGGTTACTGATGTTGGAGCTTGTTCACTTGTCGTAAAGAAAAAGGAGGCTTTGGTGCCTCCAGAAAACAGTGAATTATTTGCAAAATCTTTGGTAAAATTGATAAGCAATCAAGGCCTTTTAAATGAAGTTGCAGATAATCTCTCTAAAGAAGTGAATAAAAAATACAATAAAAAATCTATAATCAAGGAAGTGATTAGAGTCTATAAAATTTATGTTTAATTATATATCAAATAACAGATTATTTTTTATTGTTGCCCACCTAATTATTGGGTATTTGGCTACTTTCGATGTTTTTGCAAAACCATTTGGGTTTACTACAATTATAGTAGGGATTTTGGTGGTTCTTTTCACGTCCAACAAAAACGAAGAAGCATTTAAAGCATCATGCTATATTGTTGGAGTAGGTGTTTTTGCCAGGATGATTAGTGGGTTTCCAACCTATGAAGCGGGTAAATATGCCATTATGATTTTTTTAATTCTCGGTGTATTTGTGGGTGAAGTTAAACAGAAGTTTTCTTTATCATTTGTTTTTTATTTACTTTTATTACTCTTGGGGATTGTTTTAACCGAAGTTCCTGTAGGAGAGTCTATTAGAAAAGCAATTGCATTTAATTTAACAGGTCCATTTTTATTAGGTATATCGGCTCTTTATTTTTTTAAGAGAGTGATGACAATAGAACAAGTTTACCAAGGGCTTTTCATAATGTTATTACCTCTTTTTTCTTTAGTCACTTATCTTTATTTTGTAACACCAAATTTAGAGGATATCATTTTTGGAGGGGGAGCTAATTTTGATACTTCTGGAGGTTTTGGTCCTAATCAAGTCGCAACAGCTATTGGAATTGGAATCTTTATTATTGCGATTAATATTCTGACTAAAAGAAAAATCACTGGGTTTATTGCTTTAGATATTATTTTTTTAATGTATTTTATTTACCGAGGATTATTAACTTTTTCTCGTGGTGGAATATTGACAGGAGCTGCAGCCATATTGGTTTTTGCCTTTTTTTATATCTTAAATCAAAAGGCTTCTTTTAAATTGTTAGTTAGGTATTCTGGAGTGACAATTTTTGCTTTAATTGGAATTTGGTTATACACTTCAAATGTAACGGGAGGGATGCTTTATAATAGATACGCAGGAAAGAATGCATTAGGAGTAAAGAAGAAAGATATAACATCAGGTAGAGCTCTTTTATTACAAGAACAAATGTCAAGTTTTATCTATAACCCTATGGGTATTGGTGTTGGAAATGGTAAATATAAAAGAGAGTTAAGTGAGAAAAGCGTAACTGCGGCTTCTCATAATGAAATAGGTAGATTGTTGGAAGAACACGGTTTAATCGGTCTGATATTATTAATTCTTTTACTTTTTATTCCATTAGAAAATATTTGGTTTTCAAATAATTATCAGCGTGCTTTTTTAATCTCATTTTATGTTTTTTGGTTTTTCACAATAAATCATTCTGCAATGCGGATTGCCTTTTCAGGTTTTGTATACGCGCTTAGTCTAATTAAAATTCAAATAAGTGAAGATGACTAAGTCTGTTTTGTACATTGGTAATAATTTGTCAAAAAAATCTGGTTACCCAACCACTCTAGAGACCTTGAGTGATCGCCTTGTTCAAGAAGGTTATAAACTTTATAAGTTTTCTGACAAGGAGAATAAGTTGATTCGACTTTTGGATATGTGTTGGGCAGTTATAAGACTTCGGAAAGATATTGATTATGTAATGATAGATACCTTTAGTACCACAAATTTTTATTTTTCTTGGCTAACTTCGCAAATTGCTCGTTTGTATAAATTGAGGTACATCCCTATATTACATGGAGGAAATTTACCACAAAGATTGGATAAAAGCCCAAGGCTTTCTAAGCAACTTTTTCAAAATTCATACATGAATATTGCTCCATCTAATTATTTAAAATATGAATTTGAGCAAAGAGGCTTTCAAGCAGAATTGATACCAAATATAGTAGAAGTTGAACAATTAAAATTTAAACATAGAAAGAATTTGACTCCAAGTTTGTTGTGGGTTAGGTCTTTTAGAACGCTGTACAATCCCATGATGGCAATTGAGGTTTTACATCATCTAACTAAGGAGTACCCTAAAGCAAGACTTTGTATGGTTGGACCAGTAAACGATAGTTCTTTTGACTTAGTTTTAGAATTAGTTAAAAAATATGATTTAAAAAATAATGTTGAATTTACTGGAATTTTATCTAAAGAAGATTGGTTTAAAAAAGCTGAAGAATTTGATTTTTTTATTAATACAACAAATTTTGATAACACACCCATTAGTATTCTAGAGGCAATGGGACTTGGTTTAGTTATTGTAAGCACCAATGCAGGAGGTATGCCATATTTAATTGAAAATGGTCATGATGGAGTATTAGTAGATAAAGGAGATTCAGAACAAATGGCTGCAGAAATCATAAAATTAATAAGAGGCGAGAAGTTAGAGATTAGTGTAAATGCAAGAGAGAAAGTAATGCGATTTGGTTGGGGTTTTATTAGAAATCAATGGATAAAAGTTTTGCGTTAATTATGGTTAGAAATGTTCTTTTAGAAAAATTAATTTTACCCTTTGGCGACCTTATCTTTAATACGAACTTTGTTAAGCAAATTAAATTTTGGAGAAAATTTGACAGTTATACTGAGTTAGAGCTTCAACAATATCAAGAATTACAATTAAGAAAGCAACTTTTATACGCTATTGAAAACCTTGAAAAGTATAAGGATATTCAAGTAAGTTCTTCAGAGTCTACTTTTAATTTATTATCAAGATTTCCAATTTTAACTAAAGATGATTTAAAAGAGAACCCAGAAAAACTAATTATTAAAAATAACAAAAAGGCATTTAAAATATTTAGCAGTGGATCTACAGGGAAGAGTACTGCTGTTGAAATGGATAAAATAGATTTGATATCTCTTCAGGCACTTTCTTTTCATCTGTATGAATTATGTGGTTTTAAAATGGGTGCACCTGTTTTGCAAACAGGAATCTCTCCCAATAGGACTTTTTTTAAAAAACTAAAAGATATTTTTTTAGGTGTGCTATATGTGCCTGTGTTTTCATTAGGAAAATCAGAGTTAAATACTATTTGTAAAAAGTTAGTATCCAAATCTAATTTTGTGATCATTGGATATCCATCATCTATTAATATAATTGCTTTACACGCTATTAAAAATAACTATAAAATTGAGCTAAAAACAGTAATTTGTTTGGGTGATTCATTGTTTGAACAATACAGAAGTAATATAAAAAGGGCTTTTAATTGTGAGGTTTATGAAACTTATGGTTCTTCAGAAGGTTTTCAGATTGGTTTTCAAGTAGATTTAGATTATATGTATCAATACAGTCCTCAAGTTTATTTAGAGTTGTTAGATGCGGATGGGTTTCCTGTTAAAGATGGTGAAATAGGCCAAGTTGTTGTAACTAGATTAGACAACAAACACATGCCTTTGATAAGGTATAATGTTGGAGATTTAGCTGTCAAATTGCCTAAGTCTAGGTATCCAAAAAGAAGAAAATTTAATTTTCCACTGCTAG contains:
- the asnB gene encoding asparagine synthase (glutamine-hydrolyzing), whose translation is MCGISGIIGSGFNRDLLSKMIEIQQHRGPDSSGEYVRDGACLGHNRLSIIDLSEAANQPFFDTTERYIIVFNGEIYNYLELKSELEYNFKTNSDTEVLLAAYIKWGKDCLHKLNGMFSFAIWDSTEKKLFAARDRFGVKPLYYHHSEETFYFASEIKTLHAAGVQKAPNEKVWASYFVYGSYGMPNETFWKDIHQLPGGHWLEFENNQIKIEKWYVFEEEIKKYQKKKSYDAVKSEYTALLKDSIELRFRSDVPVGFNVSGGLDSSALLAFVNLLGKEKSNINAYTFFTNDKRYDELPWVEEMISLTKNPLKRVLLQAKEVKELAKKINSYQDEPYGGLPTLAYSKIFQKAREDGVLVLLDGQGMDEQWAGYDYYVKKTGSLIQGVNRSPFRKNVLSDYLINLAEKPAYPKPFEDDLLNLQFRDLFYTKIPRALRFNDRISMTYGTELREPFLDYRLVELAFSQPIEYKIKAGVQKSMLREIVSEYLSDSISYAPKRPLQTPQREWLCKELKDFVWQEINDIEHSKFANWFDIKSLKQEYNSFLEGDNDSSFHIWQWINFNMLNK
- a CDS encoding glycosyltransferase, with translation MKFGIITHVEHKIKGKDLFAYEPYVREMNLWAKYVDEIIILAPKSKEKKITNIETPYRHSKIKFIEIPSFNLTTFNNSLISLKVIPKICIQIYKVMKSADHIHLRCPGNIGLLGCFVQIFFPSKPKTVKYAGNWDPKSKQPLSYRLQKWILSNTFLTKNCKVLIYGEWKNQSKNSIPFFTASYSDNEIIAIEAKNFKSKIRLLFVGNFSIGKQPLLTVKVAEILINKGYDIQLDMFGDGARFNIVKEYILKNKLSENVLLHGNQPKEVVKKAFQESHFLVFISKSEGWPKVVAEAMFWGCLPIASKVSCVPFMLGEGERGSIVNEDLEEIVFELETYINQKNRYLEKVVSAKKWSQKFTLEKFEKEIKNFL
- a CDS encoding cytidylyltransferase domain-containing protein, which gives rise to MKILAIIPARGGSKGVPRKNIKLLNGKPLLEYTAKVALKSSLLSKVIVSTDDDEIISVAKKLELEVPFKRPIDLAADTSSSLSVILHALAYFESKSIYFDAVCLLQVTSPFRTVEFLDAAIQKFINSDADSLVSVQEVPHEYNPHWTFELDKNQHLKIATGESTIISRRQDLPIAYHRDGSIYITKTNILKEQNSLFGNKIAHLVSPKEFYVNIDTMDDWSKAEVMVKRLKL
- a CDS encoding glycosyltransferase family 4 protein encodes the protein MHICFLTHEFPTKNLNGGGIGSFVKFLGEKLVENDIVVSVIGFYNVPSEQLESVDGISVYRLPRSRWKFARFYDNTKRLLKKIDEINEINTIDIVEGSELNFAFFSKKTPYKKIIRLHGGHHFFAKELGKKPALWRGYQEKASFSRADGFIAVSNYVGTQTKKYLNLNFKFTTIYNSVDFTKFKRNTSTKLKKNTLLFVGTICEKKGVRQLVQAIPMIKKQFPDVVLNIIGRDWKFLDGSSYIEYLKSFVLQEDKESIHIIGPKPHSEIPLYIAEADVCVYPSHMEAMPIAWIEALVMGKKVVASRIGPALELIKDKETALLVDPYSSEDIANKIIEVLSNAKEAQIRADNSSKDMLLRFNPEEIVFQNINFYKSML
- a CDS encoding O-antigen ligase family protein, with translation MFNYISNNRLFFIVAHLIIGYLATFDVFAKPFGFTTIIVGILVVLFTSNKNEEAFKASCYIVGVGVFARMISGFPTYEAGKYAIMIFLILGVFVGEVKQKFSLSFVFYLLLLLLGIVLTEVPVGESIRKAIAFNLTGPFLLGISALYFFKRVMTIEQVYQGLFIMLLPLFSLVTYLYFVTPNLEDIIFGGGANFDTSGGFGPNQVATAIGIGIFIIAINILTKRKITGFIALDIIFLMYFIYRGLLTFSRGGILTGAAAILVFAFFYILNQKASFKLLVRYSGVTIFALIGIWLYTSNVTGGMLYNRYAGKNALGVKKKDITSGRALLLQEQMSSFIYNPMGIGVGNGKYKRELSEKSVTAASHNEIGRLLEEHGLIGLILLILLLFIPLENIWFSNNYQRAFLISFYVFWFFTINHSAMRIAFSGFVYALSLIKIQISEDD
- a CDS encoding glycosyltransferase — its product is MNKIAVIQIIDSLSAGGAEVLAVNIANELAKNDDVHSYLCTTREEGILKKQLSDKVSYLFLKRKKTIDLSSIYTLRRFIKKNNIQIIHAHSSSLLIAVFVKLSFPKIKIVWHDHYGKNLSKRPLFPVKQASFFINHIFAVNYQLLSWDSKNLFCKKITVLNNFPSFNNENLQTNLFGNHGKRIVCMAAFRPQKDHINLLEAFRIFNEDYPDWSLHLIGNDHEDAYSLMLKNYIKINNLVNKVYIYGVKSDIKHILSQASLGVLSSKSEGLPIALLEYGLAHLPVLVTDVGACSLVVKKKEALVPPENSELFAKSLVKLISNQGLLNEVADNLSKEVNKKYNKKSIIKEVIRVYKIYV
- the neuC gene encoding UDP-N-acetylglucosamine 2-epimerase; the encoded protein is MKKICVVVTARPSYSRIKTALTAIQKHPKLELQLVIAGSALLGRYGNAIDFIEKDGFEIAEKVFMVLEGENPTSMAKTTGLGVMELANVFYKLQPDAVVTIADRFETIATSIAASYQNIPLIHIQGGEVTGNIDEKVRHANTKLADLHLVASEDAKERVLKMGENPEMVFNTGCPSIDLAKEIKENPKLDFNPIEKYGGVGEVIDWKNGYLVVMQHPVTTEYTSARQDVLKTLEAIHELNIPTFWFWPNVDAGSDGTSNGIRYFRETVKPKNIHFFKNMEPNDFLRLLVNSKCLVGNSSVGIRECSYLGVPVVNIGTRQNRRQRGSNVLDTIYDKNEIIKAIENRISSKSIVSSTIYGDGNSGEMIADVLAETNLTFHKTIMY